A genomic segment from Solenopsis invicta isolate M01_SB chromosome 5, UNIL_Sinv_3.0, whole genome shotgun sequence encodes:
- the LOC105205718 gene encoding uncharacterized protein LOC105205718 has protein sequence MGLNPMKWKTRTILHGVLGVLVLYTLFVYKKKHQVMFEGVINKSDPRLVWEFVADFSNMKKLNPTIEDFNVIDEGGNYEHWKYSVQYTEHLSHLPMIRNVAHGHYAVKPDNNGYVISSRHRTCFFFNFYCLESVSQFRFDADGVEDTKCIETVQYECPIAFSPLCRREVMYQREEILKRLKLEFAISNRREN, from the exons ATGGGTCTCAATCCCATGAAATGGAAAACGAGAACTATTTTGCACGGTGTCCTAGGCGTTTTGGTTCTTTACACACTGTTTGTTTATAAGAAGAAGCATCAAGTGATGTTCGAGGGCGTCATAAATAAGTCGGATCCTAGGCTGGTGTGGGAGTTTGTGGCTGATTTTAGCAACATGAAAAAATTGAACCCAACAAT AGAGGATTTTAATGTGATCGATGAAGGTGGGAATTACGAACACTGGAAATATTCCGTGCAGTACACGGAACATCTAAGTCACCTGCCAATGATCCGGAACGTAGCGCACGGGCACTACGCCGTCAAGCCGGATAACAATGGCTATGTCATCAGTTCCAGACATCGGACTTGCTTCTTCTTCAATTTCTATTGTT TGGAGTCCGTTTCGCAATTCAGATTCGACGCGGATGGCGTAGAGGACACAAAATGCATCGAGACCGTGCAATACGAATGTCCGATCGCGTTTTCGCCGCTGTGTCGCAGGGAGGTCATGTACCAGCGAGAAGAAATCCTGAAGAGACTAAAATTGGAATTTGCTATCAGTAACaggagagaaaattaa
- the LOC105205717 gene encoding eukaryotic translation initiation factor 4E type 2 isoform X3 translates to MSNKFETLKATEDSGDEESQSKDNQKVEKGPLPPIEISPNEHKLQYAYALWYSRRSPGKQTSIQSYDQNLKLIGRFASVEQFWGLYSHLVRPSDLTTHTDFHLFKVGIKPMWEDEANQKGGKWIVRLRKGLVSRCWENLILAILGEQFMVGEEICGAVVSIRFQEDIICVWNKTASDVTITARIRDTLRRVLHLPPTASMEYKTHNESLKNVHRL, encoded by the exons ATGTCCAATAAATTCGAGAC ATTGAAAGCCACAGAGGACAGCGGAGACGAGGAGTCTCAATCAAAGGATAATCAAAAGGTGGAAAAGGGTCCATTA CCTCCAATAGAGATAAGTCCAAATGAGCATAAATTACAATATGCTTATGCACTATGGTACAGTCGGCGTAGTCCTGGCAAACAGACTAGCATACAAAGTTATGACCAGAATTTAAAGCTTATCGGCAGGTTTGCTAGCGTGGAGCAGTTTTGGGGTCTTTATAGTCATTTAGTACGACCGTCAGATTTAACAACACATACAGATTTCCATCTTTTCAAAGTTGGCATAAAGCCCATGTGGGAG GATGAAGCTAATCAAAAAGGTGGCAAATGGATAGTAAGATTACGGAAAGGTTTAGTTTCTAGATGTTGGGAAAATCTTATATTGGCAATTTTAGGCGAGCAATTTATGGTAGGAGAAGAAATATGCGGGGCCGTTGTATCTATACGATTTCAG GAGGACATTATATGTGTATGGAATAAGACAGCATCGGATGTAACGATAACAGCGCGTATCAGGGATACTTTAAGAAGGGTATTACATCTTCCACCTACTGCCTCTATGGAGTATAAAACCCACAACGAGAGTTTGAAGAATGTACATCGACTCtaa
- the LOC105205717 gene encoding eukaryotic translation initiation factor 4E type 2 isoform X2 encodes MSNKFETTYRLKATEDSGDEESQSKDNQKVEKGPLPPIEISPNEHKLQYAYALWYSRRSPGKQTSIQSYDQNLKLIGRFASVEQFWGLYSHLVRPSDLTTHTDFHLFKVGIKPMWEDEANQKGGKWIVRLRKGLVSRCWENLILAILGEQFMVGEEICGAVVSIRFQEDIICVWNKTASDVTITARIRDTLRRVLHLPPTASMEYKTHNESLKNVHRL; translated from the exons ATGTCCAATAAATTCGAGAC CACTTACAGATTGAAAGCCACAGAGGACAGCGGAGACGAGGAGTCTCAATCAAAGGATAATCAAAAGGTGGAAAAGGGTCCATTA CCTCCAATAGAGATAAGTCCAAATGAGCATAAATTACAATATGCTTATGCACTATGGTACAGTCGGCGTAGTCCTGGCAAACAGACTAGCATACAAAGTTATGACCAGAATTTAAAGCTTATCGGCAGGTTTGCTAGCGTGGAGCAGTTTTGGGGTCTTTATAGTCATTTAGTACGACCGTCAGATTTAACAACACATACAGATTTCCATCTTTTCAAAGTTGGCATAAAGCCCATGTGGGAG GATGAAGCTAATCAAAAAGGTGGCAAATGGATAGTAAGATTACGGAAAGGTTTAGTTTCTAGATGTTGGGAAAATCTTATATTGGCAATTTTAGGCGAGCAATTTATGGTAGGAGAAGAAATATGCGGGGCCGTTGTATCTATACGATTTCAG GAGGACATTATATGTGTATGGAATAAGACAGCATCGGATGTAACGATAACAGCGCGTATCAGGGATACTTTAAGAAGGGTATTACATCTTCCACCTACTGCCTCTATGGAGTATAAAACCCACAACGAGAGTTTGAAGAATGTACATCGACTCtaa
- the LOC105205717 gene encoding eukaryotic translation initiation factor 4E type 2 isoform X1, whose amino-acid sequence MYFCRISLTNYDSTYRLKATEDSGDEESQSKDNQKVEKGPLPPIEISPNEHKLQYAYALWYSRRSPGKQTSIQSYDQNLKLIGRFASVEQFWGLYSHLVRPSDLTTHTDFHLFKVGIKPMWEDEANQKGGKWIVRLRKGLVSRCWENLILAILGEQFMVGEEICGAVVSIRFQEDIICVWNKTASDVTITARIRDTLRRVLHLPPTASMEYKTHNESLKNVHRL is encoded by the exons atgtatttctgTCGTATTTCACTTACAAATTATGACAGCACTTACAGATTGAAAGCCACAGAGGACAGCGGAGACGAGGAGTCTCAATCAAAGGATAATCAAAAGGTGGAAAAGGGTCCATTA CCTCCAATAGAGATAAGTCCAAATGAGCATAAATTACAATATGCTTATGCACTATGGTACAGTCGGCGTAGTCCTGGCAAACAGACTAGCATACAAAGTTATGACCAGAATTTAAAGCTTATCGGCAGGTTTGCTAGCGTGGAGCAGTTTTGGGGTCTTTATAGTCATTTAGTACGACCGTCAGATTTAACAACACATACAGATTTCCATCTTTTCAAAGTTGGCATAAAGCCCATGTGGGAG GATGAAGCTAATCAAAAAGGTGGCAAATGGATAGTAAGATTACGGAAAGGTTTAGTTTCTAGATGTTGGGAAAATCTTATATTGGCAATTTTAGGCGAGCAATTTATGGTAGGAGAAGAAATATGCGGGGCCGTTGTATCTATACGATTTCAG GAGGACATTATATGTGTATGGAATAAGACAGCATCGGATGTAACGATAACAGCGCGTATCAGGGATACTTTAAGAAGGGTATTACATCTTCCACCTACTGCCTCTATGGAGTATAAAACCCACAACGAGAGTTTGAAGAATGTACATCGACTCtaa
- the LOC105205717 gene encoding eukaryotic translation initiation factor 4E type 2 isoform X4 translates to MYFCRISLTNYDSTYRLKATEDSGDEESQSKDNQKVEKGPLPPIEISPNEHKLQYAYALWYSRRSPGKQTSIQSYDQNLKLIGRFASVEQFWGLYSHLVRPSDLTTHTDFHLFKVGIKPMWEDEANQKGGKWIVRLRKGLVSRCWENLILAILGEQFMVGEEICGAVVSIRFQINW, encoded by the exons atgtatttctgTCGTATTTCACTTACAAATTATGACAGCACTTACAGATTGAAAGCCACAGAGGACAGCGGAGACGAGGAGTCTCAATCAAAGGATAATCAAAAGGTGGAAAAGGGTCCATTA CCTCCAATAGAGATAAGTCCAAATGAGCATAAATTACAATATGCTTATGCACTATGGTACAGTCGGCGTAGTCCTGGCAAACAGACTAGCATACAAAGTTATGACCAGAATTTAAAGCTTATCGGCAGGTTTGCTAGCGTGGAGCAGTTTTGGGGTCTTTATAGTCATTTAGTACGACCGTCAGATTTAACAACACATACAGATTTCCATCTTTTCAAAGTTGGCATAAAGCCCATGTGGGAG GATGAAGCTAATCAAAAAGGTGGCAAATGGATAGTAAGATTACGGAAAGGTTTAGTTTCTAGATGTTGGGAAAATCTTATATTGGCAATTTTAGGCGAGCAATTTATGGTAGGAGAAGAAATATGCGGGGCCGTTGTATCTATACGATTTCAG ATAAATTGGTAA
- the LOC105205716 gene encoding motile sperm domain-containing protein 1 isoform X1, whose product MSMSAITPRKLPIFVFPQSITFYLDDQSTHKQVLTLYNPYEFPVKFKVLSTAPYKYQVVDPEGVIKASSCVDIVVRHTAVLATNCNVIDKFRIQMYEYPNKQIIGKRDVEAKLLPGIMDTAGRATPDPDIFQQLPINENKQQETYALISRNKTMDLTIMNLSSNKLLLHVNGALGGTNHVALIAGIICIIGLLLPTEGEQNHRLPDYLHLSVNFKLIFSFVLGMVANIVLGL is encoded by the exons ATGTCGATGTCAGCGATTACGCCTCGGAAATTGCCAATCTTTGTGTTTCCACAAAGCATTACATTCTATTTGGACGACCAATCCACCCACAAGCAAGTGTTAACTTTGTATAACCCATATGAATTTCCAGTTAAATTCAAAG TTTTGTCTACTGCGCCATACAAATATCAAGTGGTTGATCCAGAGGGCGTAATAAAAGCGAGTTCCTGTGTAGATATTGTCGTCAGACATACAGCAGTTTTGGCGACTAACTGCAATGTGATCGACAAATTCAGGATACAAATGTACGAATATCCTAATAAGCag ATAATTGGAAAAAGAGATGTAGAAGCTAAACTTCTTCCTGGAATAATGGATACAGCTGGACGAGCGACACCAGATCCAGACATATTTCAACAACTTCCAATAAATGAGAATAAGCAGCAGGAAACATATGCACTTATAAGCCGAAATAAAACTATGGAtc TTACAATAATGAATTTATCctcgaataaattattattgcacgTTAACGGTGCTCTAGGCGGTACAAATCACGTAGCGCTCATCGCaggaattatatgtataattggaTTACTTCTACCTACTGAAGGAGAACAAAATCATAGGCTGCCTGATTATCTCCATCTCTCTGTGAATTTTAAACTAATATTCTCATTTGTATTAG gtaTGGTTGCAAATATCGTTTTAGGGCTATAA
- the LOC105205716 gene encoding motile sperm domain-containing protein 1 isoform X2 yields the protein MSMSAITPRKLPIFVFPQSITFYLDDQSTHKQVLTLYNPYEFPVKFKVLSTAPYKYQVVDPEGVIKASSCVDIVVRHTAVLATNCNVIDKFRIQMYEYPNKQIIGKRDVEAKLLPGIMDTAGRATPDPDIFQQLPINENKQQETYALISRNKTMDRGTNHVALIAGIICIIGLLLPTEGEQNHRLPDYLHLSVNFKLIFSFVLGMVANIVLGL from the exons ATGTCGATGTCAGCGATTACGCCTCGGAAATTGCCAATCTTTGTGTTTCCACAAAGCATTACATTCTATTTGGACGACCAATCCACCCACAAGCAAGTGTTAACTTTGTATAACCCATATGAATTTCCAGTTAAATTCAAAG TTTTGTCTACTGCGCCATACAAATATCAAGTGGTTGATCCAGAGGGCGTAATAAAAGCGAGTTCCTGTGTAGATATTGTCGTCAGACATACAGCAGTTTTGGCGACTAACTGCAATGTGATCGACAAATTCAGGATACAAATGTACGAATATCCTAATAAGCag ATAATTGGAAAAAGAGATGTAGAAGCTAAACTTCTTCCTGGAATAATGGATACAGCTGGACGAGCGACACCAGATCCAGACATATTTCAACAACTTCCAATAAATGAGAATAAGCAGCAGGAAACATATGCACTTATAAGCCGAAATAAAACTATGGAtc GCGGTACAAATCACGTAGCGCTCATCGCaggaattatatgtataattggaTTACTTCTACCTACTGAAGGAGAACAAAATCATAGGCTGCCTGATTATCTCCATCTCTCTGTGAATTTTAAACTAATATTCTCATTTGTATTAG gtaTGGTTGCAAATATCGTTTTAGGGCTATAA